In the Catenovulum adriaticum genome, ATTCACTTCGGCATTATTATTGGTGTGATAATTGCTTCAATACCACAAAATAATGCAATAACACGGCTATTAGTCAAGATACCAACAGTTTTTGACAATAGATATTAGTTTCTTTTATAACGCTTTTTTTTGATTAAGCATAGTCGAATATGAAAAAAGTCGCATTTATTTGCTAAGGTTAGAATATGAAAACACAAATCGCTTGGTTATTCGCCAGCTTAACCCTATTTTCTGGCGCAACTTTAGCCGCTAACTATACCAAAAAACAAATTGAAAACTTTGCTGCGGACCATGTGGAGTCAATGTATCCTAAACAAGCAGATGAAACGTTAAAAGCGATAGCCTCCCCTATTGATTCTCGATTAAAACTAAACCCATGTAACGGTGAACTCGTTGCTGACGTGCCTAATTTTAATACCTATTCTAAAAATATGACGGTTAAAATAAAATGCAATGCCGATACAGAGTGGCTGTTGTATGTCCCTGTCCAAGTCAAAATTATGACGCCGGTTGTTGTCGCCACCCAGTATATAGAGTCAGGGCAAACCATCAGTCAGGGAGATATTCAAGTTAGGCTATTAGAAAAAAATCGTTCAAGAAATGGATTTATTGCCGATAAAAATACCATCATTGGCAGTAAAGCAAAACGACAAATAAAATCAGGACAAGCTATTATTAACCGCAATATTTGCTTTGTTTGTCGTGGTGAAATGGTTACAATAGAGGCAATTACTTCAGGCTTATCGGTAAAAGCAACCGGAGTTGCCATGTCTGATGCAACTTATGGTGAAACAGTTAGTGTAAAAAATAAGAGCTCAAACCGGATTGTACAAGGCCGAGTGAGTTCAGTTGGTGCTATCCAAATTTTTTTATAAATTAACGAAAACAGGGCTAAAGCTTTAATACAAATGGCCGATATAGTTATTGGAAGTCATTTTTTAACAGGTATAGATATGGCAATTAATCTAAACAACCTAAATAACCAGCTCGGAAAAAATACGGTTGATGCGCAAAAGTCGCAACAAAATCAACAGTTAAATAATCCAGCTAACCAAGCTGCGCAGCAAGCCAAAAATGCACCCAGACAAGACTCTGTGTCATTAACGCAAACCGCGCAAAATTTAAATAACTTGACCAAAAAAGCAAACAATGCGAGCGGCTTTGATCAAGAAAAAGTAGATCGTCTTAAAAAAGCGGTTGAGTCTGGCGAATATAAAGTGAATGCCGAAAAGCTAGCAAATAATATTATTGCAAGCGAAGGCAAGTTATTTGGTCTATAATTTTTGTATTCGTTTTAAATAGCAGGTTTACATTTAATGTCACAACATGAAGCGTTATTAGCAAAGCAACAATCTCAACTTGAGGGATTTACTCAACTGTTAAACGACGAGTTGGTGGCTTATAAACAGCGAAAGTCTGATGAAGTGTATAATATTGCGGTAAATAAAAACGAACTACTTACACAAATTCAGCAAACTGACCAACAAATCTCGCAATTAGAAAACTTATCAGAGCTCAAAAAAGATGAGCACTTTAACCAAGCGGTTGCGAAACTAGATGAATTGCTGGCTGACATTAAAACGCAAAGCGCAATTAACGAACGCGTTATCCGCACCAGTTTAAATAACGTGTTACGATTAAAGCAATCCATTTTAGCGCTCAAAAACTCTGATGCTATGACTTACGATAAACAAGGTCAGGCTCAAACACAAACTTTAGGTAAAGGCATCAAAGCCTAATCTGCTTCGCTAACTTGCTAAATCAACTTCAGCTAACTTTGACTTACCCAATCCTTTAACTCACGCCAATAGTCATTAAATTCTCCTCAAAAAATTGACTGGTTTTTATGTCATTTAAGGCAAGAATCTAAAAACAAAGCAACAACCAACACACATAAGCACACCTTCAATAGTTATAAACACAAAATAGGGCAGCCTAAATCAATCGACAAAAAACCTGTTAATTAAAAATGTTTAGCAAAGCGACTACAACATTTTTAATTAACAGGTTTCAGATTTATCCATTTTGCTTAGGAAAATGAGCTTAACAAACTCACGTAAACATTTATTGATTCACTAGGCTAATTCCTGAGTTTTGCTTAGACGATATTAATTGTTCAGCAACCGCCGTTGGGATTACCCCTTGTGAAGAAGCCACAATGGCTCTACTTTCGACACCAATCACGCGTGCGTATATATCTATACCAGTATCTTTATAAGTAAAAGTCCCTGTCAATATGTATTCAATTGGATGGTTATGTTTCAATTCATCTATATCTCGACTGAGTGAAAAGTCACCTTGATCAGTCACTCTAATCGTTCCGGTTGCTTTATAGTCAATTACCGACAAACCTAAGTTTTGCATATTGTGCTGAAAGCTTTCAGCTAGGTGCATACCCAACAAATTACTTTGTTCTAAATTTGAGTCAATGGGTACAAAGCTAGTCACTGCAATGGGTGTTTTGTCAGAAACATAACGCATATTTTTGATTAAACGCATCGACATAGCTTCAACATAATCACTAATGTCTAATTGAGTATCTGAGCGTAAATGAGCTGTTTTTTTATTTAAATACGCATGCGGCGACCTAGCCCAATAGTTAGTATATTCAGCATCTTGATGTCCATTAAATATTTCATCATTTAATTGAGCTTGCTTTTCCGCCGACTGGTTGGTATCAGCATTTTTTTGCTGCCACTTTGCAATTGAATGACAACCAGCTAACGTGAGTACACTTGCGGTCGCTACTGCTAATAAGCTAAAAGATTTCATTATTCCCCCACCTAGTCTCAACTAGTAGTACTTTGAATCGATAATTCGGGTTTGCCCATTAGTAAAAGCCCTCACCCGATATAAATCACGCAAATTAAGTTCTAACTCAGTAACATACACATCGTCTAAAGGATATGATTTAATCAACCGAGCGCCTTTTATCACCCCTTGTACCGAGGCACGAATTTGTTCATCTCCCATCACCAAATCTCTAACACTCACCTTGCCACTTAATTGATAACCGTGTACTTTTTCAGATAAATCTCGATAAGCATCTAATTTAGATACTTTGATCGCTTTAATCATTTTGACCGTTTTATCACTTCCGGTTTGGCTATTAATAGGAGCGTACCCTGTTGCGGTGACAATGTAGTCTTCTTCAGGTAACTGATACTCCCACTCATTATATTTATGTAGCTGTACTAAATCTGAGTTTGTTTGGCATGCGGTTAAAAACAAGCTAACTATGAATAATTTAAAAATAACTTTCACGATCGCCTCCAATAACCCGGTTATTCTCGCCTTTGTGCATTAAAATACCATTACGAGTTGTCACTTTTTCATCTGACCAAAATACGTTATTAGGAACAAACCCCTGAGCTGTTGCCAATACGACTCCATCTTTCATATTCATCATTCTAATATTAACTACGGCGCCATTTTGATGAGGCGTTAACGTGCCCGATACAACATATTTAGCATCCACTTTCGATTTTAAATCGGCTAAATCTCGGCTCCATATATAATCGCCTTCAGGCTGGACTAAAACTGAATCTCTGAGCTTAAAATCAATCACTTTATAGCCACGCTTTTGTAACTCGTATATAAAGCTTTCTTCTAATTGCCCGCCTAAATCCGCTAAAGGCGACGATTTATCCGTTACATGAGTTCGGCTTTGTTGATCAACAAAACGAGTCACTAACATATTGCCGTTTAAATTGTGCTGAGCCAAAGGTTGCAACAATTCATCCGCTAGCATAAAACTGTAAGCTTTGACCGATAATTGGCTCATGTTAGATGTATCAGCAGGCACTTTTACAGCTTCCGGTGTATCTGGCACTAAATAACTATTAACAGTTTGTGTTGAACACCCCAGCATAAATAAGCTAAATACACTGGCAAATTTAGCAATTTTTGGCATTTAACTGGCCTTAAAATAATTAAATTTTGATTTATTGGTGACTAATGCAAAAATAGTTCCAATTATATTTTGACGTCATTTTAATCAACGAGTAAAACCAAAAAATATCAAAATAGACAGATGCTCGCTATACTTAAGCTTTAATAAACAAGCAAAAATAATGTCTTGGCATAAAATTCGCTTTAGTCGTTTAATAAACGCCAATTTGGCTAAAATTAAATAAAAAGTGCTATTTTTTTGACGCACTTTAAATTTAATCAACTGATTGATATGTGAGCATTATGAGCCTGATTTTAAAAAAGCATTGTCTTAGGTATTGTTTATTAACTATTTTATTGTCTGGGATGGCACCTTCTGCTTTTTCAGCTTGGTATCAAACAACTGGCGTCGCGAAAGTTTATCAAGGCAATACAACCCAAGCTCGTAAAAAAGCAATTGATGAAGCCATTAAAGAAGCGCTACTTTTTTCAGGCGCATCAATATCAAGTACCCAGCAAGTTCGAAATGGTTTACTCACCCAAGACCTCTTTATGGTGCGCAGCAGCGGTGTGGTTAACGATATTGAAATTATTAACGAAAAAGTGTCTAACACTCGGGTAGAAGTGTCGATTCGCGCCGATGTATTTGCCGAAGACAGGCAATGTTTTACCGCTGATTACCGCAAATCAATTGCCGTTATTCCTTTTATTGTTAGTCATCAAGAACAAGCTCAAATTGGTGAGATTTATCCACTAGCCAGCAAAGTCAGTGAAAAAATTTATCAAGGTTTACAAACTCAATCTCTTCACTTAGACGCCAGAGATTATTACCCTTCACCAATTCAATTAAGCGATGCTCAACAAACTATGAGCAGCCAATTAGATAAAGCTATGCTTGCGGCAATCGCACGACGTAGCGATGTGCAATATATTTTAGCAGGTCGATTAACAGATCTCTCTATTCAGTATAACGACAATCGGTTAACTAACTGGTTAACGGGTGAACAAGCGCACCGCTATTTTGATATGCAAATAGAGTTGTTTAACGCATATAACGGTGAACTTGTGCAAACATTTAATTACCAAACTGACGCGCACTGGCCCTTTGATATAAAAAAACGAGTTAATATAAATAGCCGCCTTTTTTGGCAAAGCGATTATGGCTTAGCCGTAAATAATCAAATAGATAAAAGTTTGAACGAATTAGAAGCGTTAATGCAGTGTACCGCAGCTAAAGGGCAAATTATTGAAGTAGCAGACAGTCAAATTCGATTTAATTTAGGCAGTAAAAATAAAATAAATGTGGGGGATCGTTTTAAAATTCTTCATCAAGCAAGCTTCACAGACAAGCAAGGCATTGTCCGCCCAAATTATATTATCAGCCACTACCAGGTTGAAGTCACTCAAGTTTACCCCCACTCTGCGGTAGCTCAAACCACAAACAATAATATGCTAGCCAATATTCAAATAGGCGACATGGTCAGTTCAAAATTATTTTAAAGTCGGCGGCTCAGGTAAGCGCCATAAATAACAACTGACAGCCACAGCAGTTAACAACAAAGTTAAGGTCAG is a window encoding:
- the flgN gene encoding flagellar export chaperone FlgN, yielding MSQHEALLAKQQSQLEGFTQLLNDELVAYKQRKSDEVYNIAVNKNELLTQIQQTDQQISQLENLSELKKDEHFNQAVAKLDELLADIKTQSAINERVIRTSLNNVLRLKQSILALKNSDAMTYDKQGQAQTQTLGKGIKA
- a CDS encoding flagella assembly protein FlgT translates to MSLILKKHCLRYCLLTILLSGMAPSAFSAWYQTTGVAKVYQGNTTQARKKAIDEAIKEALLFSGASISSTQQVRNGLLTQDLFMVRSSGVVNDIEIINEKVSNTRVEVSIRADVFAEDRQCFTADYRKSIAVIPFIVSHQEQAQIGEIYPLASKVSEKIYQGLQTQSLHLDARDYYPSPIQLSDAQQTMSSQLDKAMLAAIARRSDVQYILAGRLTDLSIQYNDNRLTNWLTGEQAHRYFDMQIELFNAYNGELVQTFNYQTDAHWPFDIKKRVNINSRLFWQSDYGLAVNNQIDKSLNELEALMQCTAAKGQIIEVADSQIRFNLGSKNKINVGDRFKILHQASFTDKQGIVRPNYIISHYQVEVTQVYPHSAVAQTTNNNMLANIQIGDMVSSKLF
- a CDS encoding FlgO family outer membrane protein; translation: MPKIAKFASVFSLFMLGCSTQTVNSYLVPDTPEAVKVPADTSNMSQLSVKAYSFMLADELLQPLAQHNLNGNMLVTRFVDQQSRTHVTDKSSPLADLGGQLEESFIYELQKRGYKVIDFKLRDSVLVQPEGDYIWSRDLADLKSKVDAKYVVSGTLTPHQNGAVVNIRMMNMKDGVVLATAQGFVPNNVFWSDEKVTTRNGILMHKGENNRVIGGDRESYF
- the flgM gene encoding flagellar biosynthesis anti-sigma factor FlgM, whose protein sequence is MNLNNLNNQLGKNTVDAQKSQQNQQLNNPANQAAQQAKNAPRQDSVSLTQTAQNLNNLTKKANNASGFDQEKVDRLKKAVESGEYKVNAEKLANNIIASEGKLFGL
- a CDS encoding LPP20 family lipoprotein; translated protein: MKVIFKLFIVSLFLTACQTNSDLVQLHKYNEWEYQLPEEDYIVTATGYAPINSQTGSDKTVKMIKAIKVSKLDAYRDLSEKVHGYQLSGKVSVRDLVMGDEQIRASVQGVIKGARLIKSYPLDDVYVTELELNLRDLYRVRAFTNGQTRIIDSKYY
- a CDS encoding FlgO family outer membrane protein translates to MKSFSLLAVATASVLTLAGCHSIAKWQQKNADTNQSAEKQAQLNDEIFNGHQDAEYTNYWARSPHAYLNKKTAHLRSDTQLDISDYVEAMSMRLIKNMRYVSDKTPIAVTSFVPIDSNLEQSNLLGMHLAESFQHNMQNLGLSVIDYKATGTIRVTDQGDFSLSRDIDELKHNHPIEYILTGTFTYKDTGIDIYARVIGVESRAIVASSQGVIPTAVAEQLISSKQNSGISLVNQ
- the flgA gene encoding flagellar basal body P-ring formation chaperone FlgA; translation: MKTQIAWLFASLTLFSGATLAANYTKKQIENFAADHVESMYPKQADETLKAIASPIDSRLKLNPCNGELVADVPNFNTYSKNMTVKIKCNADTEWLLYVPVQVKIMTPVVVATQYIESGQTISQGDIQVRLLEKNRSRNGFIADKNTIIGSKAKRQIKSGQAIINRNICFVCRGEMVTIEAITSGLSVKATGVAMSDATYGETVSVKNKSSNRIVQGRVSSVGAIQIFL